The genomic window ATGGCAGCACATGCTGCGTAAATCTAAGCAAACAGTAGTTTGACTGCCATTAGGACTCTAATACTTTACATCTATTGCCAGGGACTAAGACAtaagaaacacacatttcttaCCCTGtctaagagaaaaaaatagtaatgGTAAGAAACAGAAGCTTTGTGGCTTTGCAGAAAGGTAATCTTAATAACACCTCAAATAAATAACAGCATTGTGGTTACAATTTTGCAATAACATTTGGGGTTGGGCTGGGTTAAGCATAAACCTGTACCAAGCAATACACATTCAGTCAACAAGAAACTTAATGTAAAGTATGGTTCTGTAGGGATACTCCATCACCACCTAATCTTATCATCAATGGAAAACTGAATCCTCGTTACACACTGGTCTGGCGAAGCTTCTTATCAGGAAGTGAAAGGACAAAGGGGAAAAGTATGCCCTTCGCTGCAGAGAGGACACTCAAATCCTCATCTCTGAATGCAGGAGAGATCTCATCAGCCTCAAACCTCATGGTGAACTGGCGGCTGACACAATAGATTGTGTCATCCATCGTAACACACTGGAAGGCAGGGCAGTGGAGGAGCCGTTTGGAGCTGCACTCATACCACAGTCGAGCCACTGTATGATAGCGGTACACACTGATACCCAGCAGTGGGTTAACCTCAAACCGATACAGAAATCGCCCCACAGCCATCATATCAGCAGTTCTGTCTTTGCTGCCTACTAACAGACTTGGCCTCCAGGTATTGGTTTTGGGGCTGTAGCGCAGTAGCATATATCTAAGAGTTCCCCCAGAAACAAAAAGCTCTCCATTGCACACTGTGACATGATGTGCCACAGCAAATGTATCATTAGGCAGTGGAGCCACAAATGTCCATCTGTCCAATCGCGGGTCATAGCGCTCCACTGTGGAGAGGCACTCCCCTCCGATGGCGTAGATGTAGCCCTCCAATGCTGCCAGTTTGCAGCGGGGCCTGGCTTCATTCATAGGACTGATCTCCTTCCAAATGGATGTCAAAGGATTGAAGCAAAACACTCGCTTTGAGGGTgtcatttctctgtctgtgcCTTGGCAGCCCACTGCCACAAATAAGTAGTTATCCATTGTGCACATGGCACAGGCTTTAGAGATGACCTCCTGAGGGATCAAGCAAAGTGTATGCCAGGCGTCTTTGTAGTCATCATAATAGTACACTGCACTGGACTTCCTCCTCCCTACTGTCTCTGTTCCTGTGTTCCTCGCCCAGTCTTGAGGGTCCATATCTGCCACCATGACAAACCTTCTCCCTCTCATTCTTTGCTTTTGGATTTGTTCCCGCTCACCAGCCATTAGCCGCCCATAAAGGTTGGGGTCCCTGAGCACCTGGAGGTAGTTGTCTGACATGACTCCAAGGGCTGCTTGCTGCACAGAGGTCTGGCCCTGTTGTTTGGCCAGGCACAGCACCTCCAAACAGTTCCCCAAATCAAGCTTACTCTTACAGCTTGCCAAATCTGTGCCATCAAGAGTTTTCGctgaaaagtgtaaaaatgggATTCCTGCTGCAGTCTCTAGATCAGACCCCTTCCTCACATTAAGGCCTTTGCTACCTGTAGAGGGACAGGTCATAGGGTGAACAGAGATGGACTCATCGCTGGTTGAGGCCAGAGTGTGAGTCATTGGAGTTGAAGCTCTTGAAGTTACAAAGGGCATGGAAAGCTCAGACTGCTCTGCTGCAGACAGATAGCTCTCCTTGCGTAGGAGTATAGGCCTTGCAGGGGGCGTCAGCTTGAGGCTTCCTAGTGAGGAGGGATCCTCAACAGTGCTTTGTGGTAAAACCAAATCACGCATAATAATGGGGCTAAGAGAGGAAGGTTTTTCtatgaggctgctgctgctacgGATTCCAAACTCCACTGGCTGTGACTCTGAGTTCCTCTTATACTGACCCAGCACGGTATTTGAGTCTGTAATAGAGTGAGAGGAGGACTCAACATAGTAATCATATATCTTTCCACGCACAATCTGGTCTCCTTTTCCTTCCAGCACCACGTTAGCATCCTCCACTTTGATCTCTGCCTTGGAGAAGAAAGTGGAGTGGGCCCCCTGGTGCTCCAAGTCCTGCCTTAACTCCCTGCCCACACCCACACTGCCCTCTAGCTTCTGCAGAAAGCAAGGGGAGCGCCGCCCTGTAGTACTGGACATCCCACTCTCTGTTGGATGAGGAAGGTTCAAAGCAGATCCATATAAAATATTACTGGTGGCAACCTCTGCCTGCTTCTGACGAGCAAGTATCTCTCcttttatgttaatgtgttgGTCACTATGTGACATGCTAAATGCATCCTTACTCTTTTCAGCTTGGAGTAGACATGGTTTCGCTGGCGTTTCCTTGgtgctgtcagctgtcagatCATCAGTGGCTGAGTCTTTGTCTGAGGGTCTGGGTTCCTTGTCTCCATCATCTGTGTCATGTTTTGGTGAGCTCTGACATTGCAGTGTTCTCTTGCAGTTTTGGCAGGTTTCATTTTGTGGCTCTTTGTTGTCTTTGTCGCAGAGCTGAATTTTCTTCGTATCCCTGGAGCTGTAGAATCTGTAGGCCCACGACACCAGAAGCACCGCAGCCACAGATAGACTCAGTTTCAACAGCAGCTGCATGTCGAACTGGACTCCCAAAAGCTCTGCAATGGGCATAGTGGTAGCAGTGATGGTGGCGACGAATGGTTGACTGATCCTATTGAATGTTGTTGTCAATGGGTCTCAGCTGACCGTAGCACGCTGTCTGGTTTTCATTTCTGTGATCTGATGACTGCTCCTCTGTGCCCAAAGGATCAAGTGTAAAATGATACCTCTAGAGGTACTATTTGCATTCCTGGCTCTGTAGAGGCGGGGTGCTGGTCATGCACCACCTGACATGCAGATTCAATGACCATACACAGAATATGTAAATAActcataaaacaatatttggATATGCAATTAGCTCACTAACCCAAACTTTTCCCATAACAATCCAAATGTCATCCAAAAACTCTTAAATAACTcttataacaataacaaataacTCTTAAATAATTCTTGAATATACACTCTAATCCTAACTTTGTTTGAGCTATGTTTTTGTTGGTGCAGCTTTCGCCTGGTGTTTACCTGAACAGGAGTGGTTCAGGTCATATTTTATTGTGTCAATTTCTGAAAATGTCTGTGAAAATATGATGATAGATCTCTTTAACTTGCTCAAATACACAGCTAGAGCTGTGGGAGGAAAACATGGTTTGAATAAGGGGTGGGTTAAGATGATAGGTGGCATTTATCAAATGCTTAATAACCAGGATACATCTGTTTGCACAGTCATGGCACAGATCAAAGGTCCTTTTCTGTTCCAGTGTAGATGCTTAAATTACTCTGTCTGTTGGACAATGAAACGCCAGTCACTTGGTATTATAAACTCATAGAACTGTAAATAATTCAGATAACCATCTGATGAATGCCAGATGGAAAGAGTGTCTACAGAAAAACTTGACAGTGTCATTCATTTCCACACACTATATTGAGATGCAAACATACATCTTCGTCACATGGGAGCTATGTCACTCAGTTGCTGGCGTCAGGCTGTCATTTATGTTGCTGATAACACACTTGAGCTAGGCTGTGGTCAACAACAGCGCAGTGTTTATTTTAACAGCACTCTGTGTAGCATTTTAAAGGTGCATCACGTCAACGGGAATACAGAGGGTGTGTAAGGTGTTCTAGCTGACATGGGCGCTGTTTGGTCATCCGATAGCTGAGCCTGCAGACGACATAAAGGAAACTGGACTCTGCAAGCATGGTTGACTTGTGAATAATTCACAGATGGGCCATAGAGGCAGCTTCTTATCCTCACCATTGCTCCCAGCTCAGGTGAACTAACACTGCTGTGAAAAAACACGATTGCCAACCATGTGCATCGTTGGGTGGAGGCACTTTTACCTCCTCTTGCGCCATAGTTATgcagtgtgtgtctgaacaAGAACAGAGggcacaaaatacatttttaacaggTGTTTTAAGCTTTTTCCTGTAATGGAAATTAGTCAAGCATGGTAGTCTTCAAAGGGAGGTAATTGTCCATCACATTTTTGAGTCatcaatttgtaaaaaaaataaaggaataatGAATAAAGCTGCAGTAGATCAAACTTTATCCGAAGGGCAATCCAACCTCctcacaaataaaactaaacagtaTTCGTATAATGAGCAAACAGtacactttttttcatttgtgaagGTGCACACTAAAGCTTTGCCCTTGTTTTCACATTGATGTCACTGTAATTAAGAACAATTACTACTAAAGGGAGCAATTAAATGCTTCACACCCATGGCTAAGACATGAAACTTTTCTTTCTAGTtaacataaaatgtaataaagccACATATTTAAAAGGGTCATATTTATTACCTGTTGGATCTTTTTGGTCCAAGACAGTTTTGAACTAATGTTATGAACTTTACAAGTTACATGGAGTGTTCATACATACCATTAACTTGTGGACATTTgtaatatacacatatacacacacacacacgcaaagtTATGATGGACATCCTCCACTATCATGACGATTAAGTCATACTATATGAAGACAATTTGCACATTCTCTAATGCATTCAGAAATGCAAGAACCTGTTTTTCTCCCTTGAATGCAAAGAGAgtgataaaagcaaaaaagcaCAGAAGTGCCTCttgaatcaaaattaaaatgatagcTGAGTTATAATGCTATACAGTGGGTGGACAAGGATTTGTGCCCTTTGCTTCCTTCACTGGAAGAAAAATTAATTCAAAGCGCATATGACTGTCTGTTAATAATGTTTGTGCTATGCAGCTCTCATCTCCGGAATGCAGGAATATGGATTGTACTTTGGCAAGGTGAGCCGATATCCCAAACGGATAGGTCTATCCTTTCTATTCGACTAAGCTTTAAAAATCTCTCCTCTTACCTCCCACCTGGTTTAAACCTTAATCCCTTAATACATGTTGTGTCCTTAGAATAGCTTAAATTGCAATTCTTGTGAAGTCCAAAAAATGCAGGATTACTCTGCATTAAACTACtcttcaatgtgtgtgtgagagtacaAACTGCAAGGGTTAACATCAATGTCAGAATCTCCTTCAGAAGCCAAGTCGGGGTCAATACAATCAGAAATATCTGAAACAAAGTCATTTTTTGAACTTTGCTATAGCTGGGCAAAAATTGAAAACAAGTCTATGTCTCTCAGCATAGGCAGACTGTCCTTCAAATTTCCTTGATATGGTGGGATTATCATCAAATTAGATTGCAAATAATTCCTGCAGCCATGTAAATATGTAGGCATGTGCAATATTACATATATTGCCTGTACCCAGATTTAAGGAGGGCTGGAAGATGCACATCTGCTACCAAACATATTGGAACACATGTTGAACACAGTGTTGTAAGTAAAGTCAAGGCTTGTGAGTTTTATCATCTCTCCATTTTAATACAggtgaaatgaaacaaatgcaacaaCCCTGTTTACACACGCTGCCTCAGGTGAACACCTCCCTGAAATGGTGGCTAAAATGATCCTACTAGTACTGTAAATGTCTGGGTAGGAGTTACGTATTGTACACAATGTAGGTCACTTAAGATAGTATGTCACAAGTAAATAACTGGATTACAGGCCAGTGAAAATGAGTTGCAGTGCTGTCAATTGCAACACACCAAAAGGAGAAAGAATCTTCAAACGTCACATGCACCACAACCCCAAAACAGCAGACAtatgttagattttttttttactctgttctTGGAGACCTGCCATATAGATATAAAAAGACCaaatgagaaacagaaaggctattcatgtttttgtcctttCAGCCAAGGATTATCTCTGAAAACAGTGTTGAATGAAGTACAAACAAAGGTGAAGTGTAAACTCCAACTATCTCAGCAACCACCCCTCCCCATAACCCATATAACCTCTTTAATTCTTTAGAAGTCTTTAAAATTTACACTGATGTACACAAAATACACTCAAAAAGGAGATATTTTTTCTAGTTTTTCCAATGCATTTAAATCCTCTTGTACATTCCGAgccatcaaaagaaaaaaaggaatacttgtgtattaataaaaaaagattgttCTCTTGgagcatctgcatttgttccCCTTGATTTATCAGCTTGCTGCTAATCAGGTGCATCCCAGGACATGTAACAGACAGGTGTGGTTGATATGGTGGCACAGCCTAAGCCAGTCCcacttttcacatttcagtCAACACCAATGACATTTTGACTcatcaaaataaaatccaaatgctttttttcttttccttttcaaatCGACTGATTTTATTGATCAACAGGCAGACGTGggacaagaaacaaaaaaaaaggtgtaacTGGGCAGGGCTATATAGGAGGTGGTTACTGTCATTTTCATCACgttgttcttttttaaatcattatctcggttattatttttgttacaaAAACAGTGGTGCGCCATCCTGTGGTAGCGCTGTTTCCTGATCGATTGACGCATGGAGGGTCTGTTGATGACTGGAGAAGGCTTGCAGGATTGTGGaaagtgtgtgactgtgtgtgtgtgtgtgtgtgtgtgtgtgtgtgtgtgtgtgtgtgtgtatgttgcgTAAGAAGGGCAAATATGTGtgcgagtgagtgagtgagaatGTCTTGGATGAGAGGTTTCACGTCAGTTCCACTGTCACTGTGAGGACAAGTGCCATCCACGTTAGTCCGAGCACATCCATGCGGGAGGCTCCATCTgcaaacaccaaaaaaaaaaacagtcagtcagacagagacacaTTTCCTCAATCTTCTACTCATTATGTCAGCCACACCATATTTCAGAAACAATATTGTAATACTCAAGTCCCAATTTCCATAACTTGTGACCCTATTCAAATGCAGTTGATATGATTTCTTTAGTGTGTAATCAAGTATTTTTCAGTGGTTGTTTTAAAGTAAACAACACATATTTACAAatgatttacaataaaataagatgttttgtgatattaattaattataagtCATTTTAAAGGCAATAAGGCATGGTATGTTTTAattcaatatacagtatcagtcaaaagtttggacacaccttcccattacCTTGGTCCTTATCAAAATAATATTGTTTATGATAATCATTTTGACTGAGATAATCATGTCATAAAATTTAAGTATTGGCCTACTTGAAAAAAGTGAACCCTCCCTAATTAACCATAGCATCTTTTAATCTTAActtgtatgtattttatgtatcaCATCACATTCATTTCACTTGTAGCCACATTTGTTTCCTGGACTAGAAGTGTGGTGACTTGATGACAGTCATGCTCTGGGAGGATAACTAGGATAATGATACTGATAATTCTTTTCTACACATTAAGTAATAAAGAATCTGCTCTTATAGTAAAGTGCTACAGTATAGTGCCACCGCTAGTCCAACAACCAAAAATGTTCCCACTTGGCCTTCTGTGTAGGTATGGGAAACAGAAAgattctctttctttctcaataTTTGAGGAGtcctcagaaaaaaaaggtgGTATGTGGAGTGAAGCCCtacttctttttcattttttttatttttgacttgTTGTTCTAAGGCCCACAGCAGGGATACTAGATTATAGAGGAGATATCAGCAGAGACAGCAGCTTTATACTGCTATTGGATACCATATAAAGAGAAGTTTGGAACAGAGGGAAGTTGTGACTAACTCTGGGTGTGGCTTTGCTGACATAACCAGCAGTTTCTCCAGATTGTGGccacacaaacaataacaaagcATGCCTGACCACATTGAGATGTGGCTAGCTTCATTAGATTCAAAATTTGATTTGGTGGTTAGACCTGCCAGGTAATGCAGTCTGGATGATGAAATGTTGTCAGTATGTTGagcaatgttgtttttattaccaTGAGTTGGATCATATAACAACTGGATCATATGTTTGTTGGGATTGTTTAAATTAAACTATCAAAGTTTCATGTTATCTCCCTAATTAACGTAAATCTCCACAGAACAACATAATCTGGCATTTTATATACAGCATATTTCATTCTGTTTATGTATGTCATACGACATTAGACAATAACAACTGGATCTTCTCAATAAGTACTTCATCTCATTCTGTAATGGGCTCATCCAACCATAAGATCATCATCTGAGGTCCCCTTCCAGTCTACAATCATAGAAGCAAGTCGCCCAGCCATCTGTTTGCCTTCAGATTTTGGCTCAGACCTCAGTGCATTTCTGCcaacctgatttttttttttagacaactGGGACTGATTTCTGTGGCAACATGCTCTTTTTAATAAAGGATGACTCTACATCAGTTGCACAGGACATAAAATCCAACATCAAAATATTATGCTTTTGCTGTCTTTTTGCACACGAGTACATGACTACTTTGACTCCAGAGAAGATTTAAGTTAAGTTGGCTGTCTGTACAAACCTACTTGATAATTCTGACTGTGGCTATGACACATCTGTTTGCCCTCCTACCAGTCTGGCTCCCGTCTCTGATCCGACCTCAGTTCTAAAAGAGGGTTCAATTTTGAATTTTGCATTGCAGACATGACATGTCtaccaaaaaaatgaaaatgcagatTACATGATGACAGCCTCTggttctttctgttttgttatttttgactCATTGGATGCAGTCCATCTTTTGAGACT from Thunnus maccoyii chromosome 3, fThuMac1.1, whole genome shotgun sequence includes these protein-coding regions:
- the klhdc7a gene encoding kelch domain-containing protein 7A; this encodes MPIAELLGVQFDMQLLLKLSLSVAAVLLVSWAYRFYSSRDTKKIQLCDKDNKEPQNETCQNCKRTLQCQSSPKHDTDDGDKEPRPSDKDSATDDLTADSTKETPAKPCLLQAEKKSGMSSTTGRRSPCFLQKLEGSVGVGRELRQDLEHQGAHSTFFSKAEIKVEDANVVLEGKGDQIVRGKIYDYYVESSSHSITDSNTVLGQYKRNSESQPVEFGIRSSSSLIEKPSSLSPIIMRDLVLPQSTVEDPSSLGSLKLTPPARPILLRKESYLSAAEQSELSMPFVTSRASTPMTHTLASTSDESISVHPMTCPSTGSKGLNVRKGSDLETAAGIPFLHFSAKTLDGTDLASCKSKLDLGNCLEVLCLAKQQGQTSVQQAALGVMSDNYLQVLRDPNLYGRLMAGEREQIQKQRMRGRRFVMVADMDPQDWARNTGTETVGRRKSSAVYYYDDYKDAWHTLCLIPQEVISKACAMCTMDNYLFVAVGCQGTDREMTPSKRVFCFNPLTSIWKEISPMNEARPRCKLAALEGYIYAIGGECLSTVERYDPRLDRWTFVAPLPNDTFAVAHHVTVCNGELFVSGGTLRYMLLRYSPKTNTWRPSLLVGSKDRTADMMAVGRFLYRFEVNPLLGISVYRYHTVARLWYECSSKRLLHCPAFQCVTMDDTIYCVSRQFTMRFEADEISPAFRDEDLSVLSAAKGILFPFVLSLPDKKLRQTSV